A stretch of the Aegilops tauschii subsp. strangulata cultivar AL8/78 chromosome 4, Aet v6.0, whole genome shotgun sequence genome encodes the following:
- the LOC109759090 gene encoding uncharacterized protein, with product MRLPRRGARPGLALLALALALAARGADASIHEYSGGGFAPRANSFFFHGGSEGLYASESSSNSSNSFIRFDIVTFRRSQESATRHEEMQQKTGLVEAIIVEIQDRDKIGGSYLHSDAICCTPELDKEKSCKVGEVIIRPNPDNPDWPKRIQTFFDGKNEETTMGTQSVSINKTGMYYLYFMFCDPQLRGLKITGRTVWRNPHGYIPGKMAPMMTFFGFMSLAYLALGLLWFLQFVRCWKDILQLHYHITAVIALGMCEMAFWYFEYANFNSTGTRPMGITLWAVTFTAVKKTVSRLLLLVVSMGYGVVRPTLGGITYRVAALAIIYFTASEALELVENLGNINDFSGKTRLFLVLPVAILDATFIIWIFSSLSRTLEKLQLRRSMAKLELYRKFTNSLAMSVVISIAWIGYELYFNATDPLSELWRRAWVIPAFWSVLSYVLLAIICALWSPSRNPTGFAYSEETGDEADEEGLSLVGSAVKGTGDIVNMHVFTEDKRA from the exons ATGCGGCTGCCGCGGCGAGGCGCCCGCCCGGGTCTCGCCCTTCTCgcgctcgccctcgccctcgcggccCGCGGCGCGGACGCGTCCATCCACGAGTACTCCGGTGGCGGCTTTGCGCCGCGCGCCAACTCATTCTTCTTCCACGGCGGCAGCGAGGGCCTCTACGCTTCCGAATCCTCCTCAAACTCCTCCAACTCCTTCATCAG GTTTGACATTGTTACATTTCGACGGTCCCAGGAGTCAGCAACTAGACATGAAGAAATGCAGCAAAAGACAGGATTAGTAGAGGCTATTATTGTTGAGATCCAGGACAGAGACAAAATCGGGGGTTCTTACTTGCACTCTGATGCAATATGCTGCACCCCTGAGCTTGACAAGGAGAAGTCCTGTAAAGTAGGTGAAGTTATTATACGGCCAAATCCTGATAATCCAGACTGGCCAAAAAGAATTCAGACATTCTTTGATGGTAAAAATGAAGAAACTACCATGGGAACACAGAGTGTCTCTATAAACAAAACAGGGATGTACTATCTCTACTTTATGTTCTGTGATCCTCAACTCCGGGGATTGAAGATTACAGGCAGGACAGTTTGGCGGAATCCTCATGGTTATATCCCTGGAAAAATGGCCCCGATGATGACATTTTTTGGTTTCATGTCACTTGCGTATCTTGCACTTGGGCTTCTATGGTTTCTTCAGTTTGTGAGATGTTGGAAGGATATTTTGCAGCTGCATTACCATATAACAGCTGTTATTGCACTTGGTATGTGCGAAATGGCTTTCTGGTACTTTGAGTATGCTAACTTCAATTCAACTGGGACCAGACCTATGGGCATAACCTTGTGGGCGGTTACATTTACTGCTGTGAAGAAGACTGTGTCTCGCCTTCTTCTGTTAGTAGTTTCAATGGGCTATGGTGTTGTTCGACCCACATTGGGTGGGATTACATACAGGGTTGCTGCCCTTGCTATCATCTATTTTACTGCCTCAGAagcccttgaacttgttgaaaatcTGGGAAACATCAATGACTTCTCTGGCAAAACGAGATTATTTCTAGTGTTGCCTGTTGCCATACTTGATGCTACCTTCATCATCTGGATATTTTCATCCCTCTCTAGAACTCTGGAGAAACTGCAG CTGCGGAGAAGCATGGCGAAACTTGAATTGTATCGGAAGTTTACAAATTCTCTAGCTATGTCAGTGGTTATCTCAATTGCTTGGATTGGCTATGAG CTATATTTCAATGCAACCGATCCATTGAGTGAGCTTTGGCGAAGGGCTTGGGTCATCCCTGCCTTCTGGAGTGTCCTCTCATATGTCCTTCTTGCCATCATATGCGCCCTTTGGTCACCATCTCGTAATCCAACAGG ATTTGCATATTCAGAGGAGACAGGTGATGAGGCTGACGAGGAAGGACTCTCTCTTGTAGGCAGTGCTGTTAAAGGAACAGGAGATATTGTGAACATGCATGTGTTTACTGAGGATAAACGTGCATGA